The DNA region atatatttgtcctagtttatgggccAATATAATTATCTTAAATCCTTTATATTTAGTCCAAAAAGACACAATCTAATCATTTTTATTAAAAGCCCAAATCTTAGAAATGTGTTCACTATGTTTTATTTTCAAGTGCATGTATTTCAGTTCTACATATCCACATGAATGAAACCACCTGATATAATCATATAATCATTTTTTATGAAAATTGTAGCctattgagtatatgttccataacttctGTATCCATTCATCTGCCAGTGAGCATTTAATTTATATCTGTGTTCTCTTCTTTTAATGCTGGAACTATGAATGGGGGGGTGTGAATGTTCCTTACAATTATTGTCTACACACCTTTGGTTAAATGTCATTTCTAATTttgttttatgatttttaatattttccaacTAAGATTGccttttaaatctttacttatcTCAGCACCATTGTCTTGAATAACAGTTAGCTTTCCTTACTtcccattcatatttgaaatttgtctcttgggagtcaggctgttgtGCAGCAGTTATgtgctggtggcacaaagtgtaaggacccccatatggatcccattttgagccctggctccccacctgtagagaagtcacttcacaagcagtgaagcaagtcttcaggtatctatctttctttctccctccctgtctcccccctcctttctgcaaatctctgtcctatccaacaacaatgacaacaataataactacaacaataaaacaacaaggacaacaaaagggaataaaaaaagttGTCTCTCATTTGTATGGATTCTACCACTAGCCCTGGTTTATTAGGTGTTAGATTTTTGAGAgagtataattttattatttttataagtatattcactgtaatcttgtaaatcttATTTGTTAGCTTTTAGAAATCTCTTGTGATAAGGTCTTTCTGCCAATACTGGGGAGAGAAAAGTAACTCTCAGAAGTGGTAATGAGCACACATGGAAGCAGACATCTTCACAACACAGAATTAATAACGGAATGTACATGTAAGAACCAATGTACAGTGCAAAGTGTGTGCCATGTTGAAATCAAGGAATCTGGCACAATCTTGCAGAGAAAAGTCCCTACCAACAAAATAGATCAGTTGCTTGAATCAACCAGGATAAAACCCCAGAGTAACTCACTTATGGTTCTTTAATTCAAGATACACATGATATTTTCAAACATGTTCAATTTCAGAATAATAAATGTGGAACATCAAGAACATTCTCAAGGTCATACTATATGTAGTTACTCAAAAACTTTTCACAATGCAGTTAGATTAAATGTAAATTCAGTTATTCCTCAGTAGCAGAACGTACAAaataatataagtaaatataataaaattgcaaatatttcaaaatgtattaaaaatcagAACATTAATACTAAATAGAAATTTCACAATTTTAAACAATGCAGCAAAATATATCCATGCTCCTCTATGCTTATTGCACAACAGAAAACTCAAAAGAAGTCAGAAAATTTACAATTATAAGCaatgtaaaaaaaatcatttaaaaggtACTCAGATCTTATAAAACATCATAGAATACATACTGGGGAGAAAGCttacacatgtgaaaaatgtggaAAAGCTTTTAATCAGTCATCAAAACTCATTCAACATCAGAGAATTCATACTGGGGAGAAACCTTACACatgtgaagaatgtggaaaagccaTTACTCAGTCCTCAAGCCTCATAAAACATCATAGAATTCATACTGGGGAGAAACCTTACATATGTGgagaatgtggaaaagcctttactcAAGCCTCAGGAAACATCATAGAATTCATACTGGGGAGAAACCTTACATatgtgaagaatgtggaaaagcctttactcATGCCTCAAGCCTCATGAAACATCATAGAATTCATACTGGGGAGAAACCATACACATGTaaagaatgtggaaaagcctttacACATGCTTCAAGCCTCATGATACATCATAAAATTCATATAGGGGAGAAACCTTACACatgaagaatgtggaaaagcctttactcAGTCCTCAAACTTCATGAAATATAATAGAATTCATAATGGGGAGAAACCTTACACGTGAAGAATGTGGAAAAACCTTTACTCAGTCCTCAAGCCTCATTCAACATCAGAAAACTCATACTGGGGAGAAACCTTACACATGTGAATAATGTGGAAAAGCTTTTTCTCATTCCTTAAACATCATTTGACATCAAAGAATTCATAATGGGGAGAAACCTTACACATATGAAGACTGTGCAAAAGCCTTTTCTCAGTCCTCAAACCTCATTCAACATCAGAGAATTCGTAGTGGAGAGAAAACTTACACATGTGAAGAGAAACCTCACACATGGAAGGATGTGGAACAGCCTTTACTTATGCATCAAGCCTCTGGAAACATCATATAATTCATAACTGGAGTAATCTTACACATGTGAAGAATGGGGGGAAGATTTTATTCAGCACTCAAATATTATGAAACATCATAGAATTCACACTCAGGAGAAATCCTACGCATGTGAAGAATGTAGAAAAGCCTTCAGCTATTCCTTACACCTTACACAAGATGAGAAAATCCATACTTGGTAGACACTTTTACACATGcatatttgaaatttaaaaaaaaaactaaaaatcagAATGTTTATAATAGGGAATATTCATATATTCATCTCATCTTATCAAATATCATAGAGTTTatcctagtggtctgggaggtgctgcaggggataaagcattgaaatctgaaacatgaggtcctgagttcaatccacagcagcacTCTTATAAGTTGATCAGATGATTATGAATAACTAGGAATGCTTGTTCATGGCCTCTTCTGTATTTTTAACATAGATCTTAGAATGACATACAATgctatatttaaacattttatgaCTATTATATTGAAGTTAATAAAGTGCAGTGTTCTTATTGTAGTAATACTGATGAGTCATTAAATGCTATGCTGCCAttcacaattcttcttcttcttcttcttcttcttcttcttcttcttcttcttcttcttctagcgtttgcccttcttccgtagccagtcaatagcggcatcatctaagttcatttcccacgtctacgctcgatggacctgccaatatacgcggatatattcgcccaccctgtccaatgcttgacgtctcatcacccaatctggtcccctacgcctacactgaacttctctgttccagactcttggaaacagagttggcagtcagctgaggtcaagaacaaacacctcatcacagacccctgcaacccggctttgacctagcactttatgatggggccctcctcaatcgctatcgaacaggccatggccggtgtgccactatgttccatcgctggggagccagagacgacccgaactgcccctgcggctccagacagactatgacccacatagtcaacgactgccacctctccagattcaaaggaggtctcgaagctttacatcaggctcaacctgatgctgttgactggctacggaagaagggcaaacactagaagaagaggaGGCTTGGGTTTGAAAATGTCATGCCTCACACCCACTCTGACCATCCCTGTTCAAAGCAGCTACCATACCCACCTTCTGCCTTGCCCATTGAGTGCTGAGGTCTCCTGACCTAGCTTGCTGCAATTTTAACCCAGGCTACACTTAGTTGACTCATGTGTTCATTAAACTTCTCATGGGTTtgtctgctgttttttttttcttatatgagttcttttaaaaacatatttatttattcccttttgctgcccttgttgttttatggttgtagttttattgatgttgttgttgttggataggacaaagagaaatggagagaggcagggaagacagaggggggagacaaagacagacacctgcagaactgcttcactgcttgtgaagcgactcccctgcaggtggggagccgggggctcgaaccaggatccttatgcctgttcttgctttgcgccacctgtgctaaacccgctgtgctactgcctgactcccccttataAGAGATCTTAGCTCTTGGGGTTCCAAGAACCTTCCCAGAGATATAGTCCCCAGCATCTGGCTAGACAAGAGCTTCAGTTTTTGAAGTGATGAATGAACCAGTGAAAGATGATACTTGCACAAAGCTTAGCATGGTGCCCACCACATACCAAGGACTTAATCATTGCTAGAGGCAACTGTGCTTAGCACTCAAAACACTCACATCTGAGTCTGGCTGCATAGAATTGTTGAGGAAGAAAAGGCACCACCCATAAaaaggagtggttacaggtgggGCTTTGGGGTTTTAAAGACTTAACCTTTGGGGGGCTCATTCTTTCTGGGACTACTATGAGAGCAAAATTTAAGTCAACctcatactttctctctctctctcgcttcccCCTCTCCCATGCccaaacatgttttgttttcaatagtttaacttacctgaataatcatgctttCTTCTCAATTCATTGTAGAGATTACTCATGATGGACCCTTAAGATGGGGGGGGCATAGAtgccctcacctccttccccCATACCAAAGTGACCATTGGGTCATTTACTCTGTAAGCCTTAGAGAGAACACAGGGGCCAAAATTGGGGATCCCTGCCCCCAAGCATGATTATATTCCTGGGAACAGAATTGGGAGGAAcacctgctgggagcagtgaggcTGGGGCACAGTGAAGTAGCTCTAAGGCTGTTAATTTACTGTTATTATCCTTATATAGAAACTGagtcacagaaagaaagagacttcaGTATGGAAGCGTCCTTCAAATGGTGGGGGCTGTACTGGAACTTGGGAGCAGAGCATTATCAaattgagctatttcactggttcaCCGAGCCTATTcttatgctttattttttaaatttattttttatttaagaaaggattaacaaaaccatagagtaggaggggtacaactccacacaattcccatcacccagtctccatatcccaccccctcccctgatagctttcccattctctagccctctgggagcatggacccagggtggttgtgggttgcagagggtggaaggtctggcttctgtaattgcttccctgctgaacatgggcgttgactggtcggtctatactcccagtctgcctctctctttccctagtagggtgggtctctggggaagcagagctccaggacacattggtggggtcttcagtccagggaagcctggccagcatcctgatggcatctggaacctggtggctgaaaagagagttaacatacaaagccaaacaaattgttgagcaatcatggagacttcacgtgtggaatgacaacccttcagcttcattactccggtgagacctttcctttcatagtatttacttatttttatgaagcGACccaccagcaggtgaggagcccggaggttgaaccgagatccttgcgtgggtccttgcactacgAGGGCTTAGCTTAagccggtgcgccaccacctggcttatttacttatttttaaccaCAATGTTATGGGGATGTGTGGgaccgaactcagaacctcagtcatgaTAATCTTTGTTgcgggccgggcggtagtgcagtgggttaagcgcacatggctcaaagcacagagactgattcaaggatcctggttcaagcccctggctccccacctgcagggagtcatctcacaagctgtgaagcacgtctgcaggtgtctgtctttctcttcccctcctctctcaatttgtctccatcctatccaacaacagcaacagcagcaacaataacagtggaaaaaagatggcctctaggagcagtggatttgtagtgcgggcaccctagaggcaaaaagaagaaagaaagaaagaaagaaagaaagaaagaaagaaagaaagaaagaaagaaagaaagaaagaaagagaaaatctttgtcataatcattatgctatctgtctcaGAGCTCAGAGCACAGAGGTGCTAAGAGGGAGCAGGCCAAGGACAGTGGCCCCTGCCTCTTACTATTCAGTCAACCACAGCTGATTAATGGGCCACCTTCCAGCTCCGAGGGCCAAGCTGCATTCCTGGCTGCAGGAGGCTTCACCTTCCTGGCGGAAGTGGAGCCTGCTCAACCTTCCTGCAAGGGCTGTAGGGTGGGAGCAAATCTATTGGTGTTAATGTCAAGATcaagaggaaatgaaggaagtCCAGGGGCATCAACACCAGGGTGCACCACAGGTCCAAGGGCCAGATCCTGATGCCCAACATGGACTGTGGCAACAGCAGAAAAACTAAGCGCCTACTGTGCATGTGCAACAAGCCCTACTGCACTGAGGTCACTCCCAATGTCTCCTCAAGAACGGCAAAGCCATTGTGAAGCAGACAGCCCCACTGGCCAACAGAGTCACCTACCCCGACCCCAGGCTGCTCAACTAAGAGAATGAGTAGCTGTTGATGTGCACCCTGTAACTTGAGTTGATAAAAccacaaaaaaaagcaaaataaatcatcTGAATGGTCTTTGGCAGAAAAAGGCTTCCCCACCcgagttaaaaagaaagaggcaaaaaaaaaaaaaaaaaaaagaggcacagTAACACAGAGCTTCTCTGACTGGCACAGGAAACGGGTGAGTTTGTATAAACAATCTCATATGCTTGGCAGTTATGTGCTATGTTGGTCTCATAGGGCCACCATAACATATAACACtagttcagggctggggagatagcgtaatggttatgcaaaagactttcaagcctccaaagtcccaggtccagtccccagcaccaccataagccagagcggagcagtgctctggtagctctctctgtgtatctttttctctgtatccctttttcactaaaaaaaaaaaaaaacactatttgtCTTAAACAcatggacacacatacacacacacacgttttctcACAGTTTAAAGaatttggtttatggtagtgcaggagattgaacctgagatatgaaaaccttaggcatgagaatctgcctTCAGAACCTTTACACTAGCTCTCCCACCCTGTTATTttgggaaaaaaattatatatatatatatatttgttgcctTGTTTGTTTCTGAAGAGTATTAAAGCCTGTTCATGTTGTggactatttcttttttacaatatttttatttattattacataggacagagagatattgaggggggagggggaaatagagagggaaagggacagagacctgcagggctgcttcactacttctgaagctttccacctgcaggtgggtactaggggctcaaacatgagtccttgcatattgtaatgtgtgtcattaaccagatgtgccactgcctggctgtagattatccctttttaaaattatttgtttattatgatatagtgctagagagaaattggggcaggggtagatagcataatggttatgcaaagggactctcatgattgaggctccaaagtctcaggtccaATCCAACCATaccaccaagaaaaaaaagagagaaaaactgagagtgaagggggagataaatataGAGACCCATAGGACTACATCACtgctttcttaaagaaaatttatttatttagcctccggggttattgcttgggcttggcgcccgcactacaaatccactgcttctggaagctattttcccccttatgtttcccttctgtttatcgttgttgttgtagttattattgttcttattgttgtcactgtcgttggataggacagagagaaatggagatgaggaagggaagacagagaggacagaaagatagacacctgaagacctgcttcactgtccctgaagcaacttccttgcaggtggggtagctgggggcttgaaccagatacttgagctggtccttgtgctttgcggcatgtgcgcttaacctgctgcattaccacccgccCCACTACATCACTGCTTTTTAAGCTTTTATCCAGCAGTTGTGGACTAgatgcttaaacctgggtctttgcacatcatAGCATGCATGCTCAACCGGCTACTCCACTACCTAGCACCTGTCTGCAAATTAGTTCTTCCagattttgctttatttattctgAGCATAATTACTGAGTCTATAGGGCTTGCTATTGTTGCAGCACTTTGGTAGATTACTTCAAATATCCATCTGTGcctcctctttatctctattAATTTCTCACTGAACATCCCA from Erinaceus europaeus chromosome 23, mEriEur2.1, whole genome shotgun sequence includes:
- the LOC132535668 gene encoding LOW QUALITY PROTEIN: zinc finger protein 883-like (The sequence of the model RefSeq protein was modified relative to this genomic sequence to represent the inferred CDS: inserted 1 base in 1 codon), whose product is MYMYSDLIKHHRIHTGEKAYTCEKCGKAFNQSSKLIQHQRIHTGEKPYTCEECGKAITQSSSLIKHHRIHTGEKPYICGECGKAFXSSLRKHHRIHTGEKPYICEECGKAFTHASSLMKHHRIHTGEKPYTCKECGKAFTHASSLMIHHKIHIGEKPYTCEECGKTFTQSSSLIQHQKTHTGEKPYTCE